AACGACTCGTGGTCTCGGTGCACAAGGACGATCAGGAGGCCTACGAACTCTGGCGTGACGAGATCGGCCTGGCCGAAGAGCGCATTTTCCGCCTCGACGATGCGGAGAACTTCTGGCAGATGGGGGATACCGGTCCCTGTGGTCCCTGTTCGGAGATCCACCTGATCACTGATCCCGAGATCATGGAGAAAGGGGGTGACCCTTCGGGTCCGGGTTTCCTCGAACTCTGGAATCTGGTGTTCATGCAGTTCGAGCAGGCGCCGGACGGGACACGTAAAGAATTGCCGAGTCCCAGTGTCGATACCGGCCTGGGGCTCGAGCGCATCGCGACGGTGATGCAGGGTGTCACCAGCAACTACGATACTGACCTGTTTCGACCGATCATGGCGCGCGTACAGCAGATCGCGGGCTACGAGTACGGTAGCGATCCCGACAAAGACGTTTCGATTCGCGTGGTGACCGACCACGTGCGCGCTTGCACCTTCCTGATCGGCGACGGCGTCTTGCCCAGCAATGCGGGTCGCGGATACGTCTTGCGTCGCGTTCTGCGCCGGGCTGCGCGCCACGGCGTCTTGCTCGGAATTGATGAGCCCTTCCTCTTCGAGGTGGCGGATACGGTGATCCAGGAGATGGGTGCCGCCTTTCCCGAAATCCGCGAGCGCCGGGATTTCATTCGCGACACGATCCGCAAGGAAGAAGAACGCTTCCTCAAGACGCTCGGGCGTGGGCTCGCACTCTTGGACGAGCAGATTGTCGCGGTGCGCCGCGACAAGCACACGAGACTCTCCGGCGACGTGGTGTTCCAGCTCTACGACACTTTCGGGTTTCCAACCGACCTGACGCAGGACATTCTGCGGGGACACGGCCTGGATTACGATCAGGATCGTTTCGACGAGTGCATGCGCGAACAGGCTGAACGAGCACGCGCAGCCTGGAAGGGTTCGGGCGAGGCCGCACCGGCCGAAGTCTACAACGCACTGGCGAACGAGCTTTCTTCGGAGTTCGTCGGTTACGAACAGCTTGCAGGGCGTTCGAAGATCTCAGCGATCCTGGTCGCGGGCGAGCGCGTCCAACAGGCGAGCGAAGGCGAGCGCGTCGAGGTGATCGTACCGACGACGCCGTTTTACGCGGAGAGCGGCGGCCAGGTGGGGGATGTCGGCAAGATCAGCACCGAATCCGGAGCCGTCGAGGTCGAAGACGTACAGAGACCCGTCGAGGGACTGATCGTACACACCGGCTGTGTCGGCATCGGAACGATCCGCTCCGGTGAAGACGTGCAGCTCGAAGTCGATCGCGAGCAACGCGCGGCGACGTTTCGCAACCACTCTGGGACGCACCTCTTCCAGTGGGCTCTGCGCCAGGTACTGGGTTCCCAGGTCACGCAGGCTGGATCGCTCGTCGGTCCAGAGCGTCTTCGCTTCGATTTCACGCACGACAATCCGCTGACCGGCGACGAGATTCGCGAGGTCGAGGATCTGGTCAACGGATTGATCTTCGAGAACATCGGCTCCAGTGTGGAGACCCGGTCGTACCCGGATGCGATCGCGGCAGGTGCAATCGCGATGTTCAGTGAGAAGTACGGCGATGAGGTGCGAGTCGTCACTTTTGGTCCTTCCGTCGAGCTATGCGGAGGTACCCACGCCAGCGCGACGGGCGACATCGGTTGCTTCCGCATCATCGGGCAATCCGCAATTGGCGCGGGCGTGCGGCGCGTCGAGGCACAGACCGGTTTCGGGGTCATCCAGCAGAGCCGCCGAGACGAAAGCCTGTTGCGCGAGGCTTCCGGACTGTTGCGCGCAAGTCCCGCCGATCTGCCCGAACGCATCTCGAAAATGCTCGAACGGCAGCGTGAACTCGAACGCGAACTCGAGAAGACGCGTGCGCAGATGCGGCGCGGTGGCTCGGGCGATCCCTTGCAGAGCGCACGCGAAGTTGCCGGTGTGAAGCTGATCGCAGCCGAAGTCGAGGATGCCAATCCCAAGGAACTGCGTCAGATGATCGACGAGCTGAAGCAGCGCCTCGGCTCGGGCCTGGTTCTGCTGGCGGTGCGTCAGAACGACAAGGTTTCGCTGGCCCTGGGCGTTACCTCGGACCTGACCAACCGGTTCAAGGCCGGCGCGCTGGTCAAGGAGATCTCGACTCTAGTCGGCGGGTCGGGAGGTGGCCGACCGGACTTTGCGCAGGCAGGCGGCAACCAGCCCGACGGCGTTCCGCAGGCGCTCGAGCGCTTCGTGGAGCTGATCGAGTCGGCTGCGGGCTGATTTATTTTCGGTCTGCGAGAGCCCCTGAAAACGCTCCTTCTGGCAGTTTTCGGAGTCCCGTGAAGCAGCCTCGCGACGGGGCCTTTTCGGCCCGCTCTGCGGGTGGGTGATACAGGCAGGGATGTCGCAAAATCCACGCAAAATTAGCATGTTACGCGGATTATCGTGGCGTCGGAATGATTGACTTTCGCCCCCCTGCCAAGTTAAATAGGAGCGGGCACCGGTCTTGAAAACCGACCTCCGCCCCATGGAGACCGGCAGCTTTGAAATACCCCCCCACCCAGCGATGGCTGGCCTCGTTCGCGCTGTTTTTGCTCTTGCTTGCTCCCGACACGGGGTGGGCGGCCGCAAGCCGCAGCGTTCGAGGTGAGCACTCCGCCACCCAGGGTCCGCTCTATCTCGTCAGTGCGATCCGGGTCGAGTACGCACAGGCTCACCCGTTGCATCCACCACTCGCCGAGATTCGCGAGACGCAACTCGGCTTCGGGAATGCGGGGGATGGCTACGTCGGCGCCCGCCGCGGCGGTCGGAACATCTTCGTGGAGATCTCCGAGATTGAGCGTCACGCGCCAATGCAGATCTACGCGACCGGATTGCGCGAACTCAACGAACAGATCGTGCGCGAGTTCGAGCGCCGGGGTCTGATCGGCGTCTTCGTTTCACCTCATCCGGAGGACATCGACCCGGACACTGGAGAAGATCGGCGCGAGCGGGGACAGACCGAGTTGCGGATCGTCGTGCATACGGGACGGGTCGCGGGCCTGCGCGCTTTCGCGAGGGGGCCGAAGAGCGGTGCCGTGGAGCCTGTCGACGCACCGGCCCACCGCCGAATCAAGGAATCATCTCCACTACAACCCGTGGGCGCGGGCCAGCGCGATCAGGGCGATCTCCTGTCGCGAACACAACTCGACGACTACCTGGCCAGCGCCAGTCGTTATCCGGGACGTCGTGTCGATGTCTCGATGACTCCCGCTCGCCAACACGGTGGGGTATTCGTGGACTATCTGGTCGCCGAGGAGCGCCCCTGGACGCTGTACAGCCAGTGGTCGAATACCGGAACCGAGCAGACGACGGAGTCTCGCCAGCGTTTCGGTTTTTCTCACTCGCAGTTCACAGGGCACGACGACGTGCTGCGCTTCGACTACGTGACCGGCGACTTCGACGACGTGCACGCCGCGTTCGGGTCCTACGAGATCGGTGTTCCGCTGAGCATGCGTCTGCGTCTGAAGGCCGGTTGGAGCGACTACAGTGCATCCCAGTACGCGTTTGCGGGCGAGAAATTCGAAGGTACGCAGTGGAACGCGGGCGCAGAACTCGTGCGCAACGTATACCAGCGGCGGAAACTCTTCGTCGATCTGGTTGGCGGTCTGCGCTGGATGGACATCGAGGTTTCGAACATCGCGAGTCCCAAGGGGGAGGAAACGTTTCTCGTGCCTTCGCTGGCTCTCGAAGTCGAACGCTACGCCGATACTTCGGCGTTGAGCGCATCGCTGGGCTTCGAAGCAAACCTGTCTTCGCTCGCCGGTACCTCTTCGCGAGAAGACGAGCTCTTTCTGTTGGGGCGGTCGCAGGTCGACGACGACTGGCGCCTGCTGCGCTGGAGCGGCAACTACACGTTCTACCTCGAACCCTGGTTCAATGGCGAGGCCTGGCGCTACGACCGTACCTCCAGCAGTTCGACCCTGGCGCACGAGATCGCACTGCGCACGCGCGGTCAGTACGCTTTCGACACGCGCCTGATTCCGCAGTCCGAATTCGTGCTCGGTGGTTTCCACAGTGTACGCGGCTACCCGCAGTCGACGATCTCCGCGGACAGCGGAATGTTGATGTCAGCTGAATATCGCTACCACTGGCCGCGAAGCTTGCGTCCCGAACCTCCGCGCGACTATCCGGTCATTGGCGCGTTCCGTGTCGCGCCGCAGCGCGTGTACGGGCGCCCGGACTGGGATCTGGTTCTGCGCGGCTTCTTCGACTGGGGATACGTCACGTTCAGTGACTCATTGGTCGGCGAAGATGACGAGACGCTGGCGTCACTTGGCATCGGCATTGAACTGATCCTGCGTCGCAACCTGAGCCTGCGCCTGGACTACGGGATCGCCCAATCCGCAGTGCGTCGCGTCGACAGCGGCAATTCTGAAACTCACGTCCAGGCGACCCTCCGGTACTGATCATGCAGAGTCTTTTCAAAACAATCGAACAAGCTCTCGTCATCCTTCTGTGCGCCCTGATTGCGGCGCCTCCTGCGCTAGCCGCGCCCGATCTCGAGACTGAGGTGAAGGGAGACACCAGCGTCAACACGACGGGTCTCGATACCGTGATCACCGCGACCGATCAAAGCGTGGCGGACTACCGCAGTTTCGACATCCTGGCGAACGAGACCGTCGAGGTGAGGATCACCAATGACGTCGGTGCAGACCTCGACGGCGGGAGCCACCTGGGGCGGATCAATAGCGCCGATCCGACCAGCATCGACGGTAAGTTGTTCTCGAACG
This bacterium DNA region includes the following protein-coding sequences:
- a CDS encoding ShlB/FhaC/HecB family hemolysin secretion/activation protein; amino-acid sequence: MKYPPTQRWLASFALFLLLLAPDTGWAAASRSVRGEHSATQGPLYLVSAIRVEYAQAHPLHPPLAEIRETQLGFGNAGDGYVGARRGGRNIFVEISEIERHAPMQIYATGLRELNEQIVREFERRGLIGVFVSPHPEDIDPDTGEDRRERGQTELRIVVHTGRVAGLRAFARGPKSGAVEPVDAPAHRRIKESSPLQPVGAGQRDQGDLLSRTQLDDYLASASRYPGRRVDVSMTPARQHGGVFVDYLVAEERPWTLYSQWSNTGTEQTTESRQRFGFSHSQFTGHDDVLRFDYVTGDFDDVHAAFGSYEIGVPLSMRLRLKAGWSDYSASQYAFAGEKFEGTQWNAGAELVRNVYQRRKLFVDLVGGLRWMDIEVSNIASPKGEETFLVPSLALEVERYADTSALSASLGFEANLSSLAGTSSREDELFLLGRSQVDDDWRLLRWSGNYTFYLEPWFNGEAWRYDRTSSSSTLAHEIALRTRGQYAFDTRLIPQSEFVLGGFHSVRGYPQSTISADSGMLMSAEYRYHWPRSLRPEPPRDYPVIGAFRVAPQRVYGRPDWDLVLRGFFDWGYVTFSDSLVGEDDETLASLGIGIELILRRNLSLRLDYGIAQSAVRRVDSGNSETHVQATLRY
- the alaS gene encoding alanine--tRNA ligase, whose protein sequence is MTGNEIRQAFLDYFAERGHQVVPSAPTVPQGDATLMFTNAGMVPFKRVFTGEESRDYNRAVSSQRCMRVSGKHNDLEEVGRSPSHQTLFEMLGNFSFGDYFKREAIEYGWDFLTNIVGLAPERLVVSVHKDDQEAYELWRDEIGLAEERIFRLDDAENFWQMGDTGPCGPCSEIHLITDPEIMEKGGDPSGPGFLELWNLVFMQFEQAPDGTRKELPSPSVDTGLGLERIATVMQGVTSNYDTDLFRPIMARVQQIAGYEYGSDPDKDVSIRVVTDHVRACTFLIGDGVLPSNAGRGYVLRRVLRRAARHGVLLGIDEPFLFEVADTVIQEMGAAFPEIRERRDFIRDTIRKEEERFLKTLGRGLALLDEQIVAVRRDKHTRLSGDVVFQLYDTFGFPTDLTQDILRGHGLDYDQDRFDECMREQAERARAAWKGSGEAAPAEVYNALANELSSEFVGYEQLAGRSKISAILVAGERVQQASEGERVEVIVPTTPFYAESGGQVGDVGKISTESGAVEVEDVQRPVEGLIVHTGCVGIGTIRSGEDVQLEVDREQRAATFRNHSGTHLFQWALRQVLGSQVTQAGSLVGPERLRFDFTHDNPLTGDEIREVEDLVNGLIFENIGSSVETRSYPDAIAAGAIAMFSEKYGDEVRVVTFGPSVELCGGTHASATGDIGCFRIIGQSAIGAGVRRVEAQTGFGVIQQSRRDESLLREASGLLRASPADLPERISKMLERQRELERELEKTRAQMRRGGSGDPLQSAREVAGVKLIAAEVEDANPKELRQMIDELKQRLGSGLVLLAVRQNDKVSLALGVTSDLTNRFKAGALVKEISTLVGGSGGGRPDFAQAGGNQPDGVPQALERFVELIESAAG